A single window of Streptomyces sudanensis DNA harbors:
- a CDS encoding antibiotic biosynthesis monooxygenase, with product MTVYIRPDARPDLTRPDVGLVKASTWRVGTPERQRAAVEAVARTWEKRDWPHEGLLSYTVHVAEDGDTLFHYSQWRAEEDYRELVRTERAGRNAEIDAAVPGIERVAIHSYEPYRGHAPAEGRGRVPGCVVTVEVEFDRPDPQRQRDWVDTVLRALGSDPAPHPGGISGHFHLGVDGIRVLNYAEWESAAAHDEALAAPGDGVGGPTPHWSRVLTYPGVAHVTVRRHTPALSLSPHA from the coding sequence ATGACCGTGTACATCCGCCCTGACGCCCGGCCCGATCTCACCCGTCCGGACGTCGGCCTCGTCAAGGCGAGCACCTGGCGCGTGGGCACCCCGGAGCGGCAGCGGGCCGCCGTCGAGGCCGTCGCCCGCACCTGGGAGAAGCGCGACTGGCCCCACGAGGGCCTGCTCTCCTACACCGTCCACGTCGCGGAGGACGGGGACACGTTATTCCACTACTCGCAGTGGCGTGCCGAGGAGGACTACCGGGAGCTCGTGCGCACCGAGCGCGCCGGGCGGAACGCGGAGATCGACGCCGCGGTGCCCGGCATCGAGCGGGTCGCGATCCACTCGTACGAGCCGTACCGCGGCCACGCGCCCGCGGAGGGCCGCGGCCGGGTGCCGGGGTGCGTGGTCACCGTGGAGGTGGAGTTCGACCGCCCGGACCCGCAGCGGCAGCGGGACTGGGTGGACACGGTGCTCCGGGCGCTCGGCAGCGATCCCGCTCCGCACCCGGGCGGCATCTCGGGCCACTTCCACCTGGGCGTGGACGGCATCCGCGTCCTGAACTACGCCGAGTGGGAGAGCGCCGCCGCCCACGACGAGGCCCTGGCCGCGCCCGGTGACGGCGTCGGCGGGCCGACACCGCACTGGAGCAGGGTGCTGACGTACCCGGGGGTGGCGCACGTCACGGTGCGCCGCCACACGCCCGCCCTGAGCCTGTCCCCGCACGCGTGA
- a CDS encoding DUF4235 domain-containing protein, translating into MSARRLPGRRSKSARRQKMLYRPVGLLLGLAGGAAASALFNQVWKAVGRGSDAPDALDEDRSWREVLIAAALQGAIFATVRAAVDRGGAVGVRRLTGNWPGGS; encoded by the coding sequence ATGAGCGCGCGCAGGCTCCCGGGGCGCCGGTCGAAGTCCGCGCGCAGGCAGAAGATGCTCTACCGCCCCGTCGGGCTGCTGCTCGGCCTCGCCGGCGGCGCCGCCGCGAGCGCGCTGTTCAACCAGGTGTGGAAGGCCGTGGGGCGGGGCAGCGACGCGCCCGACGCGCTGGACGAGGACCGCTCGTGGCGGGAGGTCCTGATCGCCGCGGCCCTCCAGGGGGCCATCTTCGCGACGGTGCGGGCCGCCGTGGACCGGGGCGGCGCCGTCGGGGTGCGGCGGCTCACCGGGAACTGGCCGGGCGGCTCTTGA
- a CDS encoding phage holin family protein, with protein MAVRTPEPSVGELVKRASEQFTDLVRAELRTAQAELAQKGRRAGVGGGLIGAATAVAYVGLMALAGTCVALLALVLEVWAAALIVTVVLFFVAAVLGLAGRAQMKRAVPPLPERAIDGVRSDLDEIKEKIHR; from the coding sequence GTGGCCGTCAGAACCCCGGAACCGTCGGTCGGCGAGCTGGTCAAGCGCGCCTCGGAGCAGTTCACCGACCTGGTGAGGGCCGAGTTGCGCACCGCCCAGGCCGAACTGGCGCAGAAGGGCAGACGCGCCGGGGTCGGCGGCGGGCTCATCGGGGCCGCCACCGCCGTCGCCTACGTCGGGCTCATGGCCCTGGCCGGCACCTGCGTGGCGCTGCTGGCGCTGGTCCTGGAGGTGTGGGCCGCCGCGCTGATCGTGACCGTCGTGCTGTTCTTCGTCGCCGCGGTCCTGGGCCTGGCCGGACGGGCGCAGATGAAGCGCGCCGTGCCCCCGCTGCCCGAGCGGGCCATCGACGGCGTGCGCTCCGACCTCGACGAGATCAAGGAGAAGATCCACCGATGA
- the dapA gene encoding 4-hydroxy-tetrahydrodipicolinate synthase: MIHNGTTPPPFGRVLCAMVTPFTPTGAAPDLDRAAELAADLVSRGCDGLVLNGTTGESPTTSDAEKRRLIGAVREAVGPSVPLVAGVGTADTAHTVELARQAEAAGADGLLVVPPYYSRPPQDAVEAHFRRIADATGLPVMLYDIPGRTGTRIEPDTVLRLAEHPRITALKDCSYDLLGTTKVISRTALAVYSGCEESNLPLYAVGGAGVVSTVANVAPAEVRAVLDAFDAGDTAGAARLNGRLLPLAELMTAAGLPGTVTVKALLDAGPVREPLLPAGRGAVDGLRRAYAELTGR; this comes from the coding sequence ATGATCCACAACGGCACCACGCCCCCTCCCTTCGGCCGCGTCCTGTGCGCCATGGTCACCCCCTTCACCCCGACGGGCGCCGCCCCCGACCTCGACCGGGCGGCGGAACTGGCCGCGGACCTGGTCTCCCGGGGTTGCGACGGGCTCGTCCTGAACGGCACCACCGGAGAGTCCCCGACCACGTCCGACGCCGAGAAGCGGCGGCTGATCGGCGCCGTCAGGGAGGCGGTCGGTCCGTCGGTGCCGCTCGTCGCGGGCGTCGGCACCGCGGACACGGCGCACACCGTCGAGCTGGCCCGCCAGGCGGAGGCGGCGGGCGCGGACGGCCTGCTCGTCGTCCCGCCGTACTACAGCCGCCCGCCGCAGGACGCCGTCGAGGCGCACTTCCGCCGGATCGCCGACGCGACGGGCCTGCCGGTGATGCTGTACGACATCCCGGGCCGCACCGGCACGCGGATCGAGCCGGACACGGTGCTGCGGCTCGCGGAGCACCCGCGGATCACGGCCCTGAAGGACTGCTCCTACGACCTGCTGGGCACGACGAAGGTGATCTCCCGTACGGCCCTGGCCGTCTACTCGGGCTGCGAGGAGTCGAACCTCCCGCTGTACGCGGTGGGCGGCGCGGGTGTCGTCAGCACCGTCGCGAACGTGGCGCCCGCCGAGGTCCGGGCCGTCCTGGACGCCTTCGACGCGGGCGACACGGCGGGGGCGGCCCGGCTGAACGGGCGCCTGCTGCCGCTGGCCGAGCTGATGACGGCCGCCGGACTGCCCGGGACGGTGACCGTGAAGGCGCTGCTGGACGCCGGTCCGGTGCGCGAGCCGCTGCTGCCCGCCGGCCGCGGGGCGGTCGACGGGCTGCGGCGGGCGTACGCGGAGCTGACCGGCCGCTGA
- the dapD gene encoding 2,3,4,5-tetrahydropyridine-2,6-dicarboxylate N-succinyltransferase — MTSAPRTTGAVAAGLATLAGDGTVLDTWFPAPELTEGAGPAGTERLTPDRAADLLGEGAAKAVGADARRGVEVVAVRTVIASLDEKPLDAHDAYLRLHLLSHRLVKPHGQNLDGIFGLLANVAWTSLGPVAVDDVEKVRLNARAEGLHLQVTGVDKFPRMTDYVVPKGVRIADADRVRLGAHLAAGTTVMHEGFVNFNAGTLGTSMVEGRISAGVVIGDGSDIGGGASTMGTLSGGGNVVISVGERCLIGAEAGVGIALGDECVVEAGLYVTAGTRVTLPDGQVVKARELSGASNVLFRRNSVTGAVEARPNNAVWGGLNDVLHSHN; from the coding sequence ATGACTTCTGCACCTCGCACCACCGGGGCGGTGGCCGCCGGCCTCGCCACCCTCGCCGGTGACGGCACCGTCCTGGACACCTGGTTCCCCGCGCCCGAGCTGACCGAGGGGGCCGGGCCCGCCGGGACCGAGCGGCTCACCCCCGACCGGGCCGCGGACCTCCTCGGCGAAGGCGCCGCCAAGGCCGTCGGTGCCGACGCCCGCCGCGGCGTCGAGGTCGTCGCCGTACGCACCGTGATCGCGTCCCTGGACGAGAAGCCGCTCGACGCCCACGACGCCTATCTGCGGCTGCACCTGCTCAGCCACCGGCTCGTCAAGCCGCACGGCCAGAACCTCGACGGCATCTTCGGCCTCCTGGCCAACGTCGCCTGGACCTCGCTGGGCCCGGTCGCCGTCGACGACGTCGAGAAGGTCCGGCTGAACGCCCGCGCCGAGGGCCTGCACCTGCAGGTGACCGGCGTCGACAAGTTCCCCCGCATGACCGACTACGTCGTCCCCAAGGGCGTGCGCATCGCGGACGCCGACCGCGTCCGGCTCGGCGCGCACCTCGCGGCCGGCACGACCGTCATGCACGAGGGCTTCGTCAACTTCAACGCGGGCACCCTCGGCACGTCCATGGTCGAGGGCCGCATCTCCGCGGGCGTCGTCATCGGCGACGGCTCCGACATCGGCGGCGGCGCCTCCACCATGGGCACCCTGTCCGGCGGCGGCAACGTCGTGATCTCCGTCGGGGAGCGCTGCCTGATCGGCGCCGAGGCCGGCGTCGGCATCGCGCTGGGCGACGAGTGCGTCGTCGAGGCCGGTCTGTACGTCACCGCCGGAACGCGCGTCACCCTGCCCGACGGGCAGGTCGTCAAGGCCCGCGAGCTGTCCGGCGCGTCGAACGTCCTCTTCCGCCGCAACTCGGTCACCGGCGCCGTCGAGGCCCGTCCGAACAACGCCGTCTGGGGCGGCCTGAACGACGTCCTGCACAGCCACAACTGA